A genomic window from Helicobacter suis HS1 includes:
- the thiC gene encoding phosphomethylpyrimidine synthase ThiC, with protein MRSYLAKRSKDLIKTQLHYAKKGIVTEEMAYIANMEEVSPEQVRSEVARGRLIIPANIEHSNLEPMGIGVALKTKINANIGSSAIIHSTEEEVEKLRVAIKYGADTVMDLSTGGDLDAIRIEIIKASSVPIGTVPMYQILHDVNNDVMQLDIDTMLGVLEKQAKQGVSYFTIHCGFLLEHMPFVSQRKMGIVSRGGSLMASWMMHYHKQNPFYSAFDDILAICQKYDVSLSLGDSLRPGCLADASDAAQFAELKVLGELAKRAYEKDVQVMIEGPGHVPLNQIERNVKLQKELCNHAPFYVLGPLVTDIAAGYDHIASAIGACVAAWKGVAMLCYVTPKEHLGLPNAKDVREGILAYKIAAHAADIARGRINARVRDDLMSDARYAFEWNRQFELALDPDRAKEYHDEALPQDVFKEAEFCSMCGPKFCSYKVSQDIFKNYQQKESDKA; from the coding sequence ATGCGCAGTTATCTAGCTAAAAGAAGTAAGGATTTAATTAAAACCCAACTACATTACGCCAAAAAAGGGATCGTTACGGAGGAAATGGCTTATATTGCCAATATGGAAGAGGTGAGCCCAGAGCAGGTGCGATCTGAGGTAGCTAGAGGCCGGCTGATTATTCCGGCTAATATAGAGCATAGCAATTTAGAACCTATGGGCATTGGAGTAGCGCTTAAAACTAAGATCAACGCTAATATTGGTAGCTCAGCTATTATCCACTCTACAGAGGAGGAGGTAGAAAAACTCCGCGTGGCTATTAAGTATGGAGCAGATACGGTGATGGATCTCTCTACTGGTGGGGATTTGGATGCAATCCGCATAGAAATTATCAAGGCCTCTTCTGTACCTATTGGAACCGTGCCGATGTATCAGATTTTACACGATGTCAACAACGATGTGATGCAATTAGATATTGATACAATGTTAGGGGTGTTAGAAAAACAGGCCAAACAGGGGGTGAGTTATTTTACGATTCACTGCGGGTTTTTGCTTGAGCATATGCCCTTTGTAAGTCAGCGCAAAATGGGGATTGTGAGCCGTGGGGGGAGTTTAATGGCCTCTTGGATGATGCACTATCACAAACAGAACCCCTTTTATAGCGCCTTTGATGACATTTTAGCCATTTGCCAAAAATATGATGTGAGTTTGAGTTTAGGCGATTCTTTGCGCCCCGGTTGCCTAGCTGATGCTAGCGATGCAGCCCAATTTGCTGAGCTAAAAGTTTTAGGAGAATTAGCTAAGCGTGCCTATGAAAAAGATGTGCAGGTGATGATTGAGGGACCTGGACATGTGCCCTTAAATCAAATTGAGCGCAATGTAAAATTGCAAAAGGAGCTATGTAACCACGCCCCCTTTTATGTTCTAGGGCCTTTGGTTACAGACATTGCAGCTGGTTATGATCACATCGCTAGCGCGATTGGAGCGTGTGTGGCGGCATGGAAGGGGGTAGCGATGCTTTGCTATGTTACGCCTAAGGAGCATTTAGGCCTGCCAAATGCTAAAGATGTAAGGGAGGGGATTTTAGCCTATAAAATTGCTGCCCATGCAGCCGACATTGCACGGGGTAGGATTAATGCTAGAGTGCGCGATGATTTGATGAGCGATGCGCGCTATGCCTTTGAGTGGAATAGGCAGTTTGAACTTGCCCTTGATCCTGATCGCGCCAAAGAGTACCACGATGAGGCGCTACCCCAAGATGTTTTCAAAGAAGCAGAATTTTGTTCCATGTGTGGGCCTAAGTTTTGTAGCTATAAGGTGAGCCAAGATATTTTTAAAAATTACCAACAAAAAGAGAGCGATAAAGCTTAA
- a CDS encoding c-type cytochrome, whose product MHYLLSFLLSFFMFAKASTQDDSFITLLEYGKELYHNPRNISCAKCHGELGEEKIITRYTTANNQERIFKAPPIYNLDFERFSKALFSGKSIMPRYNLTPDEIRAIYYYITSTHSKKD is encoded by the coding sequence TTGCATTATCTCTTAAGCTTTTTACTAAGTTTTTTCATGTTTGCTAAGGCCAGCACGCAAGATGACAGTTTCATCACGCTTTTAGAGTACGGCAAGGAGCTTTATCACAATCCGCGCAATATTAGCTGTGCTAAATGCCACGGAGAACTAGGCGAGGAGAAAATCATCACCCGCTACACCACAGCCAATAACCAAGAGAGGATTTTTAAAGCCCCTCCCATTTATAACCTTGATTTTGAGCGCTTTTCAAAAGCCCTTTTTAGCGGCAAATCCATCATGCCCCGCTACAATCTAACCCCTGATGAAATCCGCGCTATCTACTACTACATCACCTCCACCCATAGCAAAAAAGATTAA
- a CDS encoding bifunctional 5,10-methylenetetrahydrofolate dehydrogenase/5,10-methenyltetrahydrofolate cyclohydrolase, whose amino-acid sequence MVLLDGQALANLREKELCQEVEKLHSRVRPALAVILVGQDVASVLYVNMKAKACKRVGVVCILQILDEQTTQEALLQIIEEHNQNLEIHGILVQLPLPKHIDTRRIIEAINPRKDVDGFHPLNVGRVYSNSLNAGFLPATAMGAVELLKHYEIEIKGKDVVIIGASNIVGRPLASLMLNAGASVSICHVLTKDLSLYTKRADIICVGVGKPRLLQTNMVKRGVVVVDIGINKEGGKVVGDADFEGLKDKVSYITPVPKGVGPMTIVCLLQNTILAAKEQVGVGA is encoded by the coding sequence ATGGTTTTATTAGACGGGCAAGCGCTTGCCAACTTAAGAGAAAAAGAATTATGCCAAGAAGTAGAAAAATTACACAGCAGAGTACGCCCCGCTTTGGCTGTGATCTTAGTGGGGCAAGATGTGGCTAGTGTGTTGTATGTGAATATGAAAGCTAAGGCTTGTAAACGCGTAGGGGTTGTCTGTATACTCCAAATTTTAGACGAACAAACCACCCAAGAGGCGCTTTTACAAATCATTGAAGAGCATAACCAAAACCTAGAAATCCATGGAATTTTAGTCCAATTACCCCTACCAAAACACATTGATACAAGGCGCATCATTGAGGCGATCAATCCGCGTAAAGATGTGGACGGGTTTCATCCTTTAAATGTGGGGCGGGTGTATTCTAATAGTTTGAATGCGGGCTTTTTACCGGCTACAGCTATGGGAGCGGTGGAACTTTTAAAACATTATGAGATTGAGATAAAGGGTAAAGATGTGGTTATTATAGGGGCAAGTAATATCGTGGGTAGGCCACTAGCTTCTTTAATGCTTAATGCCGGAGCAAGCGTGAGTATATGCCATGTCCTCACAAAAGATTTAAGCCTTTATACTAAGCGGGCAGATATTATTTGTGTGGGTGTAGGCAAACCTAGATTACTCCAGACTAACATGGTTAAAAGGGGGGTTGTGGTGGTAGATATTGGGATTAATAAAGAGGGGGGTAAAGTAGTAGGAGATGCAGACTTTGAAGGGTTAAAAGACAAGGTTAGTTATATCACTCCTGTACCTAAGGGAGTGGGACCTATGACCATTGTTTGCTTACTACAAAACACGATTTTAGCAGCTAAAGAGCAAGTAGGGGTGGGGGCTTAA
- the lepB gene encoding signal peptidase I, whose translation MGILQALRRFVMSWTGTVVLVLLAIFFVAQAFVIPSRSMVGTLYEGDMLFVKKFSYGIPIPRLPWLDIPLLPDFKGNGHLFEGKRPERGEVVVFIPPSNKGYYVKRLFAVGGDEVVFNQEGFYLHPVESEKDPKYIATHFPNHPTKQFLGKDFVFAPYADKHLGIFYSKNNQTFNIMEAIYAHQILNLPGISMQLVDHDGENIFYVKVEKDHFFMIGDNRDDSGDSRFWGSVPYSHIVGTPWFVYFSLNLTNSIEAGKGSKNIFTVRWKRMFKTLAGLESQLEKRHVQED comes from the coding sequence ATGGGTATATTGCAGGCATTGCGCCGTTTTGTGATGAGTTGGACGGGGACGGTTGTTTTGGTATTACTGGCTATCTTTTTTGTAGCCCAAGCTTTTGTGATTCCTTCGCGCTCTATGGTGGGTACACTTTATGAGGGCGATATGCTTTTTGTGAAAAAATTTAGTTATGGCATTCCTATCCCGCGTTTGCCTTGGCTAGATATTCCATTACTACCCGATTTTAAAGGTAATGGCCATCTTTTTGAGGGTAAAAGACCTGAGCGGGGGGAGGTAGTGGTCTTTATTCCGCCAAGCAATAAGGGTTATTATGTTAAACGGCTTTTTGCAGTGGGAGGCGATGAGGTGGTGTTTAACCAAGAGGGGTTTTATCTGCACCCAGTAGAAAGCGAAAAAGATCCAAAATACATCGCCACACATTTTCCCAACCACCCAACAAAACAATTTTTAGGAAAAGATTTTGTCTTTGCACCTTATGCGGATAAGCATTTGGGGATTTTTTATAGTAAGAATAACCAAACTTTTAACATCATGGAAGCCATTTATGCGCACCAAATCCTTAATTTGCCCGGGATTAGCATGCAATTAGTAGATCATGACGGGGAGAATATTTTTTATGTTAAGGTTGAAAAAGATCACTTTTTTATGATCGGGGATAACCGCGATGATAGCGGTGATTCGCGCTTTTGGGGGAGTGTGCCCTATAGCCATATTGTGGGTACGCCTTGGTTTGTTTATTTTAGCCTCAATCTTACTAATAGCATTGAGGCTGGCAAAGGGTCTAAAAATATCTTTACAGTTCGCTGGAAGCGCATGTTTAAAACTCTAGCAGGTTTAGAAAGCCAACTAGAGAAACGCCATGTACAGGAGGATTGA
- the rpiB gene encoding ribose 5-phosphate isomerase B: protein MQKFVVLGCDHAGLNLAGFIQNFLQEKQALLKVYKPEKGQFVDYPDFAKQVVKALLEDIQHLKGVLVCGSGIGMSMACNKIPSVRAALCTDAYMAKMARLHNDANVLCLGQNVVGFGVAQSILEAFLNTDFEGGRHARRVAKIEEMQC, encoded by the coding sequence ATGCAGAAATTTGTGGTACTGGGTTGTGATCATGCGGGCTTGAATTTAGCAGGATTTATACAAAATTTTTTACAAGAAAAACAGGCTTTACTAAAAGTTTATAAGCCAGAAAAAGGGCAATTTGTAGATTATCCGGATTTTGCTAAACAAGTTGTTAAAGCTCTTTTAGAAGATATACAACACCTTAAGGGGGTGCTTGTGTGTGGGAGCGGGATAGGCATGAGCATGGCGTGTAATAAGATACCTAGCGTGCGTGCGGCCTTGTGCACTGATGCTTATATGGCTAAAATGGCAAGATTGCATAATGATGCTAATGTGCTATGCTTAGGGCAAAATGTGGTGGGTTTTGGAGTGGCACAGAGTATTTTAGAGGCGTTTTTAAATACAGATTTTGAAGGTGGGCGGCATGCTAGACGGGTGGCTAAAATAGAGGAGATGCAGTGCTAG
- the apt gene encoding adenine phosphoribosyltransferase yields MFSQKLKAQLKEEIREIKDHPQKGILFKDITPLLSHPVLFATLIDALKDRYKLYNIDFVVGIEARGFILGAALAYALQAGFVPIRKKGKLPYHTLSAEYSLEYGQDCVEIHSDAFRELKSAHVILIDDLIATGGTALASLELLEKLQAKCIEACFLIALRDLEGLSKVAEKTSAFSVLEYER; encoded by the coding sequence ATGTTTAGTCAGAAATTAAAAGCCCAACTTAAAGAAGAGATTCGCGAGATTAAAGATCACCCCCAAAAAGGGATTTTATTTAAAGACATCACCCCGCTTTTAAGCCACCCGGTTTTATTTGCTACTCTAATTGATGCGCTCAAAGATCGCTACAAACTCTACAATATTGATTTTGTGGTAGGGATTGAGGCTAGGGGCTTTATTTTAGGCGCGGCTTTAGCTTATGCTCTTCAAGCGGGTTTTGTACCCATCCGTAAAAAAGGTAAATTACCCTACCATACACTAAGTGCAGAATACAGCTTAGAGTACGGGCAAGATTGTGTAGAAATCCATAGCGATGCGTTTAGAGAGCTTAAAAGTGCCCATGTTATTCTCATAGATGATCTCATCGCTACGGGAGGTACGGCTCTGGCTAGTTTAGAGTTATTAGAAAAACTCCAAGCCAAATGCATAGAAGCCTGTTTTTTGATCGCACTTAGAGATTTAGAGGGTCTGTCTAAAGTTGCTGAAAAGACCAGTGCCTTTAGTGTTTTAGAGTATGAAAGATAA
- a CDS encoding DedA family protein: MEAYILELWNNYAANWGYLILFFWSILEGEIGLILAGMACYAGHMNLFLAISVAALGGFSGDQTYFYIGRTSKQFINKKLEKQRRKLALAHLLLQKYGWFIIFIQRYMYGMRTIIPISIGLTRYNMLKFALINLASAFVWASITISLAWYFGEQLYDLLELLKRYPYLIILLLALVLGAVVWYFNVSTRRIDKRIQKVQQGLKLKKGK, encoded by the coding sequence ATGGAAGCGTATATCCTAGAATTGTGGAACAATTACGCGGCCAACTGGGGCTATTTAATTCTCTTTTTCTGGAGTATTTTAGAAGGTGAGATTGGGCTAATCCTAGCGGGCATGGCTTGTTATGCGGGGCATATGAATCTTTTCTTAGCCATTAGTGTAGCTGCTTTGGGGGGCTTTAGCGGGGATCAAACTTATTTTTACATTGGCAGAACGAGCAAACAATTTATCAATAAAAAACTAGAAAAACAAAGGCGCAAGTTAGCCCTAGCGCATTTGCTTTTACAAAAATATGGCTGGTTTATTATTTTTATCCAACGCTACATGTATGGCATGCGCACAATCATTCCTATTAGTATTGGTTTGACTCGTTACAACATGCTTAAATTTGCCCTAATTAATCTAGCTAGCGCCTTTGTGTGGGCATCAATTACCATTTCGCTTGCGTGGTATTTTGGAGAACAACTTTATGACTTATTAGAATTGCTTAAGCGTTATCCTTACCTAATTATACTACTATTGGCTCTTGTATTAGGGGCTGTAGTTTGGTATTTTAATGTGTCTACAAGAAGGATTGATAAGAGAATCCAAAAAGTCCAGCAAGGACTAAAACTTAAGAAAGGAAAGTGA
- a CDS encoding leucyl aminopeptidase, translating to MLTLKLEQASLEQIQADVTIVFVVDKDLSVAVDKNTLETFHYEGEGVFLDQANRVLYVGLAKSDVHLFREAACAAVRTLKKSKFKSAKVGLYAAKHSVDKHALEETMLAIFTGAQFGLYEYEAYKQKKEPAHLQELFVSLQAKDLKTESKTLEHALEKALHKSRILVEHVNLARDLVNTPPNVANAPYVAKIAQDLAEKNGLDCFIHGEDYLEEKKMGAYLAVNRASANPPQLVHLIYKPKNAKKKIVLVGKGLTYDCGGLSIKTPEYMLTMKADKGGACAVLATVNALAHLAVDAEVHGVLGLAENMISGSSYRPDDILISKEGKTIEVRNTDAEGRLVLADCLSFAQDLQPDLIVDFATLTGACVVGLGSYTSGIMGNNEHLKSQFEHAALKSGELAAKLPFNRHLRKLLDSKMADISNVTPVRYGGAITAGLFLNEFIREDYKDKWLHIDIAGPAYIEKDWDVNTAGASGAGVRMCVEFVLEVLAKS from the coding sequence ATGTTAACACTCAAACTAGAACAGGCTTCTTTGGAGCAAATACAAGCAGATGTAACCATCGTGTTTGTGGTGGATAAGGATTTAAGCGTAGCGGTGGATAAAAACACTTTAGAAACCTTCCATTATGAGGGAGAGGGTGTGTTTTTAGATCAGGCCAATCGGGTGCTTTATGTAGGGCTTGCTAAAAGTGATGTGCACCTATTTAGAGAAGCTGCTTGCGCGGCGGTGCGTACCTTGAAAAAATCCAAGTTTAAAAGTGCAAAAGTAGGACTCTACGCGGCTAAACATTCTGTAGATAAACACGCCCTAGAAGAAACAATGCTGGCTATCTTTACTGGGGCACAGTTTGGGCTATACGAATATGAGGCCTATAAACAAAAAAAAGAACCCGCGCATTTACAAGAGCTTTTTGTTTCTCTACAGGCAAAAGATTTAAAAACCGAGAGCAAAACTTTAGAACACGCTTTAGAAAAAGCCTTGCATAAATCCCGTATTCTGGTTGAACATGTCAACCTAGCCCGCGATTTAGTCAACACACCCCCCAATGTGGCAAACGCGCCCTATGTGGCTAAGATCGCACAGGATTTAGCTGAAAAGAATGGACTAGATTGTTTTATACATGGAGAGGATTATTTGGAGGAAAAGAAAATGGGGGCTTATCTAGCCGTCAATAGAGCTTCAGCCAATCCCCCCCAACTTGTCCATCTGATCTATAAACCTAAAAATGCTAAGAAAAAAATCGTTCTTGTAGGTAAGGGGTTGACTTATGATTGCGGAGGGCTTAGCATTAAAACACCTGAATATATGCTCACCATGAAGGCAGATAAAGGAGGGGCATGCGCGGTATTAGCTACTGTCAATGCTTTAGCGCATTTGGCTGTAGATGCGGAGGTACACGGGGTATTGGGCCTAGCTGAAAACATGATTTCTGGAAGTTCTTATCGCCCCGATGATATTTTAATCTCTAAAGAGGGTAAAACCATTGAAGTACGCAATACCGATGCAGAAGGGCGTTTGGTGCTGGCTGATTGTTTAAGCTTTGCACAAGATTTACAACCCGATCTCATCGTAGATTTTGCAACACTTACAGGGGCTTGTGTGGTGGGTCTTGGTTCTTATACTAGTGGCATTATGGGCAATAATGAGCATCTTAAAAGCCAATTTGAACATGCCGCGCTTAAGAGCGGGGAATTAGCGGCTAAATTGCCCTTTAACCGCCATTTGCGCAAATTGCTAGATTCTAAAATGGCAGATATTAGCAATGTTACACCTGTGCGCTATGGGGGTGCGATCACGGCTGGGCTGTTTTTAAATGAGTTTATCCGCGAGGATTATAAAGATAAATGGCTACATATTGATATTGCCGGGCCCGCTTATATTGAAAAAGATTGGGATGTTAATACGGCCGGAGCTAGCGGGGCGGGTGTGCGCATGTGTGTAGAATTTGTACTAGAAGTTTTGGCTAAATCTTAA
- the ychF gene encoding redox-regulated ATPase YchF encodes MGLSIGIVGLPNVGKSSLFNALTRTTQAQSANYPFCTIDPNKAVVDVPDARLKELARIVKPEKIQHSSVEFVDIAGLIKGASQGEGLGNQFLGAVRECAVILHVVRCFEDENITHVSGQINPLADIETIEIELILADIQSLQKRLDKLNKLAKTSKEAQASLKVADALLAHLNALKPASTFAPQDDYFLELNRELRFLSAKKVIYVANVDEAHVNFLNAHAHCVQDLAKQRNAPFVGLSAKLEEELGGMEEHEAQEFLQSLGVNQSGLDKIIALGFDALGLMSYFTAGVKEVRAWTILKGSSAPVAAGVIHKDFEKGFIKAETISYADFIACGGEQGAKQKGVLRVEGKDYIVQDGDVMHFRFNV; translated from the coding sequence ATGGGTTTATCTATTGGGATTGTGGGTTTGCCTAATGTGGGTAAATCTAGCTTGTTTAACGCTTTAACCCGCACAACACAAGCCCAGAGTGCAAACTACCCTTTTTGTACCATTGATCCTAATAAAGCAGTGGTAGATGTGCCCGATGCGCGTTTAAAGGAGTTAGCGCGCATTGTCAAGCCTGAGAAGATCCAACACTCTAGCGTAGAATTTGTAGATATTGCCGGATTGATTAAAGGGGCTAGTCAAGGCGAGGGCTTGGGGAATCAATTTTTAGGGGCTGTTAGAGAATGTGCGGTGATTTTGCATGTGGTGCGCTGTTTTGAAGATGAAAATATCACCCATGTTAGTGGCCAAATTAATCCTTTAGCCGACATAGAAACCATAGAAATCGAACTGATCCTAGCTGATATTCAGAGTTTACAAAAACGCTTAGATAAGCTAAACAAACTTGCTAAAACATCCAAAGAAGCCCAAGCAAGTTTAAAAGTTGCTGACGCGCTTTTAGCGCATTTAAACGCATTAAAACCGGCTAGTACTTTTGCTCCCCAAGATGATTATTTCTTAGAACTTAACCGCGAGTTGCGCTTTTTAAGCGCTAAAAAGGTGATTTATGTGGCTAATGTAGATGAGGCACATGTCAACTTTTTAAATGCCCATGCACACTGCGTACAAGATTTAGCCAAGCAAAGAAACGCACCTTTTGTGGGTTTAAGCGCTAAACTAGAAGAAGAACTAGGGGGCATGGAAGAACATGAGGCTCAAGAGTTTTTACAAAGTCTAGGGGTAAATCAAAGCGGGTTAGATAAAATCATTGCCTTAGGTTTTGATGCTCTAGGTTTAATGAGTTATTTTACCGCTGGGGTTAAAGAAGTGCGCGCTTGGACTATTTTAAAGGGCTCTAGTGCGCCGGTGGCTGCGGGAGTGATTCATAAGGACTTTGAAAAAGGCTTTATTAAAGCTGAAACGATTTCTTATGCGGATTTTATCGCCTGTGGAGGGGAACAAGGCGCTAAACAAAAGGGGGTTTTAAGAGTGGAGGGCAAAGACTACATCGTTCAAGATGGCGATGTGATGCATTTTAGATTTAATGTTTAG
- a CDS encoding chemotaxis protein → MPNNLAHIDQVTSLHKNNELQLLCFRLGKNKDLYAVNVFKIREVVKYNGSLTIISHEPNSLVEGLIIIRELTIPLIDMKKWFYYDSSNKQKDLRPYCIEKADGKDDIVMICEFSRWTIGVRIYEADRILNKKWTEIEQSAGVGGSTGNSKLVSRTRYFDGRLVQVVDIERMLTDVFPWIEQESHAELDTLTQLYSDKLVLLADDSPSVLKTMQVILDRLGIKHLDFINGKQLLDYLFAKETVIEDIGLIITDLEMPEASGFEVIRRAKLDPNMARIPIVVNSSMSGSSNEEMARSLHADDFISKSNPKDVERIVKQFMHTQQA, encoded by the coding sequence ATGCCCAACAATTTAGCCCATATCGATCAAGTTACAAGTCTACATAAAAACAACGAGCTACAACTCTTGTGCTTTCGTTTAGGCAAAAACAAGGATTTATACGCGGTCAATGTGTTTAAAATCCGTGAAGTGGTGAAGTATAACGGGAGTTTAACCATTATTAGCCATGAACCCAACTCTTTAGTAGAGGGGCTCATCATTATTAGAGAACTCACCATTCCTCTAATTGACATGAAAAAGTGGTTTTATTATGACAGCAGCAATAAACAAAAGGATTTACGCCCTTATTGCATTGAAAAGGCTGATGGCAAAGATGACATTGTGATGATTTGTGAATTTTCCCGCTGGACAATTGGAGTGCGCATTTATGAGGCCGATCGCATTTTAAATAAAAAATGGACAGAAATTGAGCAGAGTGCGGGCGTGGGGGGCAGTACGGGAAATAGTAAGCTAGTGAGCCGTACGCGCTATTTTGATGGGCGTTTGGTGCAGGTGGTAGATATTGAAAGAATGTTAACAGATGTGTTTCCCTGGATTGAACAAGAAAGCCATGCAGAGCTAGACACGCTAACCCAGCTTTATAGCGATAAACTTGTGCTACTAGCTGATGACTCTCCTAGCGTGCTTAAAACCATGCAGGTGATCTTAGATAGATTAGGTATTAAACATTTGGATTTTATTAATGGGAAACAGCTTTTAGATTATCTCTTTGCTAAAGAAACGGTCATTGAAGACATAGGGCTCATCATTACAGATTTAGAAATGCCAGAAGCTAGCGGGTTTGAGGTGATTAGACGGGCTAAATTAGACCCTAATATGGCGCGTATCCCTATTGTTGTCAATTCTTCCATGAGTGGGAGTAGCAATGAGGAAATGGCGCGTTCTTTACATGCCGATGATTTTATCTCCAAATCCAACCCTAAAGATGTAGAGCGCATTGTCAAACAATTCATGCACACACAACAGGCTTAA